In Cytophagia bacterium CHB2, the genomic window CCTCGCGGGCGTTTCGCAACAATCAAACTGGTTTGTTTTATAAAGAATTGGCGGATTTGTGTGAAATGGAGATGGTGTTGCCCATGAACTCCGGCGCCGAAGCGGTGGAGACGGCGGTCAAAACGGCGCGCAAATGGGGCTACATGACCAAGCACATTCCCGAGAACAAAGCCGAAATCATCGTGTGTACCGGCAATTTTCACGGCCGCACGACGACCGTCATCTCGTTCTCTTCAGAGCCGCAATATCGCAAAGATTTCGGACCGCATACCCCCGGCTTCGTGTTCATCCCGTATGGCGATATTGATGCGCTCGCCCGCGCGATTACACCCAACACCGCCGCGTTTCTGGTCGAGCCGATTCAAGGCGAGGGCGGCATCCTGATTCCGCCGAAAGGTTATCTCAACAAAGTGCAAGAGCTTTGCCGCGCGCAAAATGTTTTGGTGTTGATGGATGAGATCCAAACCGGCCTGGGCCGCACCGGCAAGCTTTTCGCATATCAACATGAAGCAGGCGTGAAGCCGGATGTTTTGATTCTCGGCAAAGCGCTTTCCGGAGGTTTCTACCCGGTATCGGCAGTGATTTCAACCAAGGCGATTTTGGGCAATTTCAAGCCGGGAGATCACGGCAGTACGTTCGGCGCCAACCCTCTCGCCTGCGCCGTAGGCCGCGAGGCCCTCAAGGTTTTGATCGAAGAAAAACTCACCGAGCGCTCAGCGCAACTTGGCCATTATTTTCTCGAGCGCTTGCGCACGATTAAAAGCAAGCACATCAAAGAAGTGCGCGGCCGCGGCTTGTTTATCGGCGTGGAACTGAAGCCGGAAGCCGGCGGCGCCCGGCGTTTTTGTGAAGCGTTGTACCACGAAGGCCTGCTCTGTAAAGAGACACACGAGCATGTCATTCGATTCGCACCGCCGCTCGTGATCGAGCGCGAGGATCTCGATTTTGCGTTCGAGCGCATCAAAAAAGTTTTGGAAACAGTGAATTGATTTCCACAGCATCTTTAAATCAAATTAACGAGGCCGGCGGCAAATCCCGCCGGCCTTTCGTGCGTTAGGAGTCAGGCTGTGTGATTATGATGGTTTGTTCCACAGGCTGAACATGTTGCACGCTCAGCTTGTCGAAGCGTGCAATTTCGCCCAGTTTTTTCTCACAGTCTGAGTTTTATGCCGGAGTGCAAGCGATGAATTTTAAACGAATTTTCGCCGTTTTGCTTTTGGAATTGGGTTTTGTAGCAGCCGTGACAGCGCAATCGTTCACCGGCGTGGTTCAGCAGCGCCATTTTTCCATTCCGCGCGAAGTCCTGTTCACATTGGCGGGCGAAATCAAAGACGCGCCCACGCCGGAGGAAGAGGCTTTCGGCTTTTCGGCCAGCAAAGTGCTGTCGCGTCCGGTGCCTCAACTTTTGGCGGAAATGAAAAAGCGCGGCCTGGCGCTCAGCGCCGACCAGTTTACGTATCATTTTGGCGCGAATGTCATCCGCGTCGACATCAATCTCAGCAGCGGAAACAGTTTGTTCGGCAAAAATATCGTTTATATTTTGCGCTCGGATAAAAAACTGAACTGGGTTATTTTGCCGGAGCAGCAGGCCTATCTTGAATTAAGCGCCGACGAGAATAAATCCGTGGTGACCACCGCGAAAGATCTATTGCAGAGTTTTTCACAAAATCAAACCGCCGCAAACGAGCCAACGGCGCCGGAGTTCCAAAAAACCGCGGAACGGGCAGTCGTCAATGGTTTTGCGTGTACGCGCTATACTGCGAGCCGTTCCGGCCAGCTCCTGGAACTCTGGGGCACAGCACAATTTCCCGAATTGCGGCGCGCTTTCGAAGATTTTGTTGCGCAAATGGAATTGGGCGAGATCGCGGAATTGCAGGAGAGCGGCATGTGGCCGCAAGAGATGCAAGACCTGCCGATTTTGTCGAAGCAACTTTCACAAGGTCGCGGCATGAATGTTCTGGAAATCACCAGCATCAAACCGCAAAAAGTGGACGCCGCTTTGTTTGAAATTCCGCCCGCATACAAGAAGCTCGATATGCAGCAACTGCTGCAAGAAATGTTGCTTAAAAAAATTATGCGTTAGTTCTCTTTCCCATTAAGCACCTTGGCACGACAACACGACCCGGGAACGAGCCGAACCAAGCCAGGTAAAGTCCGGCTTTAGTGAAAATTCTTGTGATAAAGTCGAATTTTAGCCGGCATTTTATCCATCCAACTCGGAGGCAAAATGTTACGACGAGTTTTATTGGCGGGCGTGGCCGCGCTGCTGTCGGGTTTCGGTTGCAGTTCTTCGCCGACGATTGCCGTTCTCACCGATTATGGCTGGAATGATCCGTATGCCGGCGCCTTGCAGGGCGCGATCCTGTCGATCCACCCGGACGCGCGCATTGCCACGATCACACATGCCATTCCGGATTACAATATTCGCGAGGCGAGTTATGTTCTTGCCACGGCCGCCAATGAATTCCCGGAGGGCACCATTTTTCTGGCGGTTGTCGATCCGGAAGGCGGCGGCAGTCGCCGGCGCATCATCGTTGAAACCCAAAACAAGAAATATTTCGTCGGCCCGGATAACGGCATTTTTACAGATGTCATCAAAACCTCAGGTTTGCAGCGCGCGGTTGAAATTAGCAACGTGTTGTGGTACCGCCGCGGCGCAACCTCAAACACGTTTGAGGGAAGAGACATTTTTGGACCGGCGGCGGCGCATTTGTCAAAAGGCAAAAGCCTGAGCGATGCGGGCAAGGAGATAACCGATCCGGTGATGTTTGAGCGCGTGCCGGCGAATCTCACTGACGCCGGTATTGTCGGCGAAATTTTGCATCGCGATCATTACGGCAATCTCGTGACCAACGTGCCGGCGCCCATGCTCGCCAAAGCCGGCTGGCGCACCGGCATGGCGCTCGCCTGTCAAATCAATAAGAAAAGCGTGGACGCAAAATTCGTCGAACGTACCAGCGCCGCAACTAAAGGCGAATTCATTTTGATCTTGAATCATCAAGGATTTTTAGAATTGGCGCGCAATCGTGAAAGCGCGGGCGACAGCCTGCAGGCAAGGGCAGGCGATGAAATCATTTTGCGCACAGCCGGAAGCAGCACCACGACGATTCCCACCAGCGTCACGCCGCCGCCGGCATCGTCACGGCCAACGGCATCGAAATAAAAGCTGGTACCGTCGTTGTTACCGGGAGACATCTCCGACAAGCCTGGCATTCAGCCTTCGAGTTCAATTCGAAAGACCTTGCCAGGCTGTCACAGTCCTGTGACAGAAGAAAGTTGTTGACATTCTGCCAAAAAGTATTATAATGTAGCCAGTTGACTGCACAAAAATAGTCCCGCCACCAGTTCGTGCAGCGTTCTAGTGTCTTGTGAGTTCAGCCTTCTTTTATCAGGAAGGAGCTGATCTCATTTATCCCGCCATGTGCTCATACCGATGGATGAGAAGGCAGCAAGCCGCCATCTTGTCTCCGCTCTCTTGTTTGGGTAAGGGAAAATTCAAAACCATTTTTCGTGTTGACTCCAAATCAATCGTTTCACTTTTAGAGGATGATCCAAGCATGCAAAAGGGATCTGATTCGTCGTGCTTTGCGGCAATGTTGCGGCGAAGCGTGAAAGGCAGCCTCATTTTCATGGCTGTGGTGCTGTGCTGGGGCAATGCGGCCCAAGCGCAACAGCAGGAGCGTGAATGGCGCGACGATTTCCGCAGTAACGCGCGCATTCAGAGTTTTAAAAACGTCGTTCTCGATTTCACCAAAATCTCTGGGGCTGACACGGGCCAGGTCTCATTGCTGACCATCGATTCGACGCTTGCCACCGGCTCGGATTTTCGCGTGTTTCTGCGCGGCATCGAAGCTGGGTATATCGGCAAAAAAGCGGTGAGAACCGTCGTTGACATCGATGTCTTTCAAGCCAACCCTAATTTTTATCTGGTCACAGATGCCGGCA contains:
- the rocD gene encoding ornithine--oxo-acid transaminase — its product is MTAKDYIQLEEIYGAHIYHPLDIVIERGEGIWVYDVEGKKYLDFLSAYSAVSQGHCHPRIYQALIEQAKKLTLPSRAFRNNQTGLFYKELADLCEMEMVLPMNSGAEAVETAVKTARKWGYMTKHIPENKAEIIVCTGNFHGRTTTVISFSSEPQYRKDFGPHTPGFVFIPYGDIDALARAITPNTAAFLVEPIQGEGGILIPPKGYLNKVQELCRAQNVLVLMDEIQTGLGRTGKLFAYQHEAGVKPDVLILGKALSGGFYPVSAVISTKAILGNFKPGDHGSTFGANPLACAVGREALKVLIEEKLTERSAQLGHYFLERLRTIKSKHIKEVRGRGLFIGVELKPEAGGARRFCEALYHEGLLCKETHEHVIRFAPPLVIEREDLDFAFERIKKVLETVN
- a CDS encoding DUF4412 domain-containing protein; protein product: MNFKRIFAVLLLELGFVAAVTAQSFTGVVQQRHFSIPREVLFTLAGEIKDAPTPEEEAFGFSASKVLSRPVPQLLAEMKKRGLALSADQFTYHFGANVIRVDINLSSGNSLFGKNIVYILRSDKKLNWVILPEQQAYLELSADENKSVVTTAKDLLQSFSQNQTAANEPTAPEFQKTAERAVVNGFACTRYTASRSGQLLELWGTAQFPELRRAFEDFVAQMELGEIAELQESGMWPQEMQDLPILSKQLSQGRGMNVLEITSIKPQKVDAALFEIPPAYKKLDMQQLLQEMLLKKIMR
- a CDS encoding SAM-dependent chlorinase/fluorinase — its product is MLRRVLLAGVAALLSGFGCSSSPTIAVLTDYGWNDPYAGALQGAILSIHPDARIATITHAIPDYNIREASYVLATAANEFPEGTIFLAVVDPEGGGSRRRIIVETQNKKYFVGPDNGIFTDVIKTSGLQRAVEISNVLWYRRGATSNTFEGRDIFGPAAAHLSKGKSLSDAGKEITDPVMFERVPANLTDAGIVGEILHRDHYGNLVTNVPAPMLAKAGWRTGMALACQINKKSVDAKFVERTSAATKGEFILILNHQGFLELARNRESAGDSLQARAGDEIILRTAGSSTTTIPTSVTPPPASSRPTASK